A genomic segment from Stappia indica encodes:
- a CDS encoding DUF1289 domain-containing protein gives MTGSDSPCIRLCRIDPATGLCVGCRRTLDEIAGWAGFSDDHRRAINASLPERTTSTAEAS, from the coding sequence ATGACTGGCAGCGACAGCCCCTGCATCCGCCTTTGCCGGATCGACCCGGCAACCGGCCTTTGCGTCGGCTGCCGGCGGACGCTCGACGAGATCGCCGGCTGGGCGGGCTTTTCGGACGATCATCGGCGCGCGATCAACGCCTCGCTTCCAGAGCGGACCACCTCGACGGCGGAGGCAAGCTGA
- a CDS encoding alpha/beta hydrolase, whose translation MILVAALVLAACAGRPGPGSLIETEATAPGAKMHEILVATTRKRDTTRGSLFSGERGGGLDHAVATVSVPPDHKPGAIEWPSIPPGDPAKDFTLRSAAYLDDKGFSAELERQLAKRPKGKREVFLFVHGYNTRFPEALYRMTQLKHDSNMPSVAVLFTWASSGDVTGYLYDTNSATIARDSLERTLRALTASSADRVNVLAHSMGNWVLTETIRQIRISGKPLPAHKIGLIAMAAPDVDVDVFKAQLRRTGRPERPYVILVSRDDRALRASSLLAGGERLGAYGDEEELAKLGAVVIDLTAVKGGDAANHGKFAQLAQVAPELNQALQSLELRQQSGPTETTLDVVGNTAKAAVTFPLKILAAPITILSGR comes from the coding sequence ATGATCCTTGTCGCCGCGCTGGTCCTTGCCGCCTGCGCCGGGCGTCCCGGCCCGGGCAGCCTGATCGAGACAGAGGCGACCGCACCCGGCGCAAAGATGCACGAGATCCTGGTCGCCACCACTCGCAAGCGCGACACCACCCGCGGCAGCCTGTTCAGCGGCGAGCGCGGCGGCGGGCTCGACCATGCGGTCGCCACCGTTTCCGTCCCGCCCGACCACAAGCCGGGGGCGATCGAATGGCCGTCCATTCCGCCCGGCGACCCGGCCAAGGACTTCACCCTGCGCTCGGCCGCCTATCTCGACGACAAGGGCTTCAGCGCCGAGCTGGAGCGCCAGCTGGCGAAACGACCGAAGGGCAAGCGCGAAGTCTTCCTCTTCGTCCACGGCTACAACACGCGCTTTCCCGAAGCGCTCTACCGGATGACGCAGCTGAAGCACGACAGCAACATGCCGAGCGTGGCGGTGCTGTTCACCTGGGCCTCCAGCGGCGACGTTACCGGCTATCTCTACGATACCAACAGCGCCACCATCGCGCGGGACTCGCTCGAGCGGACCCTGCGTGCGCTCACCGCCTCCAGTGCCGACAGGGTCAATGTGCTGGCCCACTCGATGGGCAACTGGGTGCTGACGGAGACGATCCGCCAGATCCGCATCTCCGGAAAGCCGTTGCCGGCCCACAAGATCGGCCTGATCGCGATGGCCGCACCCGATGTCGATGTCGACGTGTTCAAGGCGCAGCTGCGCCGCACGGGCAGGCCGGAGCGGCCCTATGTCATCCTCGTTTCCCGCGATGACCGGGCCTTGCGGGCGTCCAGCCTGCTCGCCGGCGGCGAGCGGCTCGGCGCCTATGGCGACGAGGAGGAACTGGCAAAGCTCGGCGCGGTGGTCATCGACCTTACTGCCGTGAAGGGAGGCGATGCCGCGAACCACGGCAAGTTCGCCCAGCTCGCCCAGGTCGCGCCCGAACTCAACCAGGCACTGCAGTCGCTGGAGCTGCGACAGCAATCCGGGCCGACAGAGACGACCCTGGACGTAGTGGGCAACACGGCCAAGGCGGCGGTCACCTTCCCGCTCAAGATCCTTGCCGCGCCGATCACGATCTTGTCCGGGCGATGA